The sequence below is a genomic window from Polaribacter vadi.
TGTATGGGTATTCATACACTCCTCTACCTTCTAAATATTTTGTTTTTTGAAGTCCGATACAAGTACCTCGTAAAACCATTTCTGGACTATCTTTAAAAGTGATTTCTGAAGGAATATTTCCTGTTTCTTTTATTCTATCAGCTAATTCTAATGCGCCATACAAAGCACCAGAAGCATCACTGCCAGCAATATAAATAGTTTTATTTGATGTTGCTATTTGAAAACTTTCTTTCTTGTTTGCATCATTTTTTACGGATACAACAATTATTTGATTTTTATTTTCTTTTGAAACTTTGTCTGCAACAGCAACAATATATCCTTTATCTGATAAAGTTTCTGAAAGCTTTTTTACACCAAAAGTGATTCTTGGAGATGTAGCATCACCAACAATTGTTACTTTTTTTTCTGTTGAACATGAAATGATTAAAAATATAAATAGAAGATTAAGATATTTCATTAAATAAATGATTTTTAAATTTATTGATTTTTAAATATTTTCTTTAAATAACGCACATTGGCTCCATAGTTTTTTACGACTTCACGAACCATAGATGTATCTCTAGAACGTTCTACAACCAACCACCCTTTCCAATGCATTTTGTCTAAAGTTTGTTTAATTTTTGGTAAATCGATTGCTGGGTCGTTTTCAATCCAATTTCCATCAGTATTTGATGCATGAATTTCTCCAATATTATCACGTCCTAATGTTTTTAATTCTTTAGAAATATCTCGTCCATTTTCTATAGCATTGGCAAAATTAAATGCTATTTTAATATTTCTGTTTCCTATTTCTTCTAATAACTTTTTTTCTTCAGAAGCAGATAAAGATGTTTCAACAGCAATGATTCCGTTAATTTTCTCCACTTCTTTTCCTGCCCAACGTAATCTTTCAATAATAGCAGGTCTTAATTCTGGATTTTTCACTAAATCTCCTTGTGTTCCTAATGGTAAATAAGCAACTTCAACATTAAACATTTTCATCACATCAATACAATCTAAAACCATTTTTTTATACGTTGGACGTTTGGCAAAAGATTGTGCATAAAAACCAGACATGGCAACAGAACTAATACCTACTCCAGTTTCTAAGGATTTGTTTTTAAATACTCTTACGCTTGCAGTATCTCCACGTACAAATTTACTATCAAAAGTTTCTCTATTTCCTAAGCCTCCCATATCCATTTCAATAGCATCAGCTCCAATTTCTTTAGCGCGTCCAAACGCACCTAATTTTTGACGCTTTAAAATCATCCAATCGCAAACAGCTACTTTGTAACGTTCTTTTGTTGGTCCTGGCCAAACACCATCTTCAATTGGAAAAGTCACTAATTTTGATGGTTCTATTTTTACATATTTTATTTTTTGACGACGCCACGTATATACACAATGTAACATTCCATCTGTACCTTGAATAATAGCAGGATAAGAATATTGACTTATTTTAGAGTCTTCTAAAACCAAAGCTGCATTCCAATGAATACCATCTTTAGACGTTGCTATATTTAAAGGGCTTCTATAACTTTTGGTTGTTCCTTCATCTGGCCAAACATGATTGTAAATTAAAGCATGTTCACCATTTTTCATGGTAACAGCATCAGTTCCAGAACTGTTATTTGGCATGTTTAATAATTCTAAATCAGACCAAGTCTCACCACTATCTTCAGACCATGTACTAAATAAATGTCTATTTCTTGTTCTTCCAATTTGTTGAAGTTTATTATTTTGATGAAATAAAACACTTGGTTGAATGGCATTTATCTTATTTGGACCTTTAGGAAGTGTATCTCCCATTTTCCAAGTTTTCCCAAAATCTGGGGTTGATTCCATACGTAAATTCCATCCATTACCTTCTACACTAGAGGGTAGCAAAAGATTTCCGTTATCTAACAAAACCGGTTTGTTTTTTATAGGTCCTAAAAAACCTTCTGGTAATTTTTCTGGATCTGACCATGAATCACCTCCATCTTTAGAGCGCATTAACATGCCCCACCAAGTTGACGGACTTGGCCCCACTTTGTAGAACAACATTAAATCACCATCTGGAACTTGATATAAAACAGGATTCCAAGTTGGGTAACGCAGTGTATCATTTTGAATACCATTTGCAACCTCAATGCCTTCTGTCCATTTTCCATTTTTAAGTTTAGATACCCAAATACCTACATCTGGATGACGTTCATGTGTACCACCAAACCAAGATGCTACTAAATCACCTTTTGTTGTTTCTACAATTGTTGAAGCATGACATGATAAATAAGGAGCATCATTATTAATAAATTCATCAACAATAATTCCTTCTCTCCAAGTTTTATCAGCTAATGCTATTTTCTTTTGTTCTGGCTGATTACAACTTACAAAAAGTAGGACAAATGAGAGTATAAATGTGGTGTGTATGAATTTCATAAAATTGCTATTTTAATTCTAATTATTTTAGTTTACTTGAACCGAATATGTTCCAGACTTTAACTCTAAAACTACTCCACTTTCTTCCGTTTTATAACTTACGGAAGTTTTAATCAATCTATTTTTATTAATTTTTACTTTTGATGCTTTTATAGTTGGTAAATAAACAACTGCTGTTGTATTTGCAGGAATCGTAATTTCCCATTCTAGTTTACTTTTCGTTTTTTTCCAATGACTTTTTATTTTTCCATATTTCGATTCATATGAGGCATTTACAAAACTTAAACCTGCTTCAAAGTCTGGTTTCATAATAATTTGTTTAAAACCAGGATATTTTGCGCTGCTTTTAATACCTGCCATATTTTCGTAATACCAAATCATTAAATCGCCTAAAAGCATTACATGATTTTGGGAGTTCATTTCTGGATTTGCAGTATTTCCATTCCATAATTCCCAAATAGTAGTCGCACCATTTTCAACCATATATCCCCAACTTGGATAGGTTTTATTGGATGCTAATTTGTATGCTAAATCACCTCTACCAAAATCGGTTAGCGTTCGCATTAAAAATTGAATACCAACAACACCTGTACTTACGTGACCACCTTTAACCACCTCAACTTGATAGACCATATTTTGAAAAACTTTATCTTCCAAATTATCTGGTACCATACCAAAAGCCAAAGGCAACACATTAGCTGTAACTGTATTATTAGCATAACTAAATGATTCTTTATTAAAATATTTATCATTAAAAGCCTTTTTAATACGTGATGATAATTCATCATAATGTACTATATCTGCTTTATTTTGATTTGTAATTTCAGCAAACTTCTTCATAATTTGAAGCAAATGATAATAAAATGCACTAGATAATACTTCACCATCAGTTAGCCTAGTTGGATCTTTAGAACGAATAATTTCTAACGATTCTGGTGGCACACACCAATCTCCATATTTATCCTTCGTCATTAAATCATTTTTCAAATAATTTTGTTCCATATAATCCATCCATTTCTTCATATATGGATAATGGTCTTTTATCCCTTTTTTATCACCAAACTGATGATATAGCATATCAGCAACTTTTATATAAGCACCTTGCCAAGTCACACCATCACCATAATAACGCCAAAATGCAGGTGCCACATCTGGTATACCACCATCTAAAGTTTGAGAAAATTTAATATCGTCTAACCATTTTGCGTAAAGTGTTTGGTTGTCGAATAAAAAGCTTTCTCCATAAGCACCAGTTGTTCTGTCTCCTAACCAAGGTTGACGTTCATTTCTTTGCGGGCAATCAATTGGCATCCCTTTATAATTTCCACGAATA
It includes:
- a CDS encoding exo-alpha-sialidase produces the protein MKFIHTTFILSFVLLFVSCNQPEQKKIALADKTWREGIIVDEFINNDAPYLSCHASTIVETTKGDLVASWFGGTHERHPDVGIWVSKLKNGKWTEGIEVANGIQNDTLRYPTWNPVLYQVPDGDLMLFYKVGPSPSTWWGMLMRSKDGGDSWSDPEKLPEGFLGPIKNKPVLLDNGNLLLPSSVEGNGWNLRMESTPDFGKTWKMGDTLPKGPNKINAIQPSVLFHQNNKLQQIGRTRNRHLFSTWSEDSGETWSDLELLNMPNNSSGTDAVTMKNGEHALIYNHVWPDEGTTKSYRSPLNIATSKDGIHWNAALVLEDSKISQYSYPAIIQGTDGMLHCVYTWRRQKIKYVKIEPSKLVTFPIEDGVWPGPTKERYKVAVCDWMILKRQKLGAFGRAKEIGADAIEMDMGGLGNRETFDSKFVRGDTASVRVFKNKSLETGVGISSVAMSGFYAQSFAKRPTYKKMVLDCIDVMKMFNVEVAYLPLGTQGDLVKNPELRPAIIERLRWAGKEVEKINGIIAVETSLSASEEKKLLEEIGNRNIKIAFNFANAIENGRDISKELKTLGRDNIGEIHASNTDGNWIENDPAIDLPKIKQTLDKMHWKGWLVVERSRDTSMVREVVKNYGANVRYLKKIFKNQ